The sequence below is a genomic window from Lolium perenne isolate Kyuss_39 chromosome 4, Kyuss_2.0, whole genome shotgun sequence.
tgaataaataggcgaaagggcgaggtcggtgggtgccctggaggcccacaccaccccatggcgcggctagggctagggcctgggccgcgccatggcctggtgtggccgcctcgtggcaccACTtcatctctcctctggactccatcttcgttacataaaataggaacttcggattttgtttcgtccaattccgagacgaCGTCACCTTCCTCGCTCCTCCGCCTCGAGCATGTCGTTGGCCGCCTTGATCGCAACTGCCTAATCGTTGTTGTTGTGGACGAAGTCGCCGTCTTTGAACAGCTTCGGCGGCGCCTCCTCCTCGTCCGAGCTCACTTCATCGTTGCTCGGTGATGGAGACCGGGGGTGGCGGCAACCACAAAACGACGAGCCCTCGCCAAAATTGGCATACCAGGAGAGCTCCATTGGCGGTGTCAGCCCCCAATTCGTCCAGCGGCGAGCGCCGCGCTTCCGCGCACCCTCGGAGATCCTCCATTTCGTGTGCTCCTCCGTGTTGCGAAAGACCGTCTCGTCGGGAATTGCTAGGGCGCTTCCACCCCCAATTCGCCCCTCCTCCCGGAGCTACTGCCGCGAGCCATGTGGTGGAAGGGGTGGACGTGGTGGTGCGGCAAAATCCCTCGCTGGAGTGAGCTTACGGATGCGGCGGAGCGCCGAAAGGTgtcgaggggagtagggtttccaACCCTTATCCTTTCCTTCAGTTTGTTTCTATACCAATCCGGCAGAAGATTAAACATGCCCCGTGAATTATTTACGGGCCGAGCCACGAGTACGGGCTCTGATCTACGGCGCAAACCTAACGAATTTGTAGATCGGCCGGAAAAACACGGGTCCGGCCCATTTGCTTTTAGCCCATTCCAGCTGCGACCCACCCTTGATTTGTCACATGTGCACACCGCACACGGACCGTCAACCCGGTCGTGCCCGGGAAGATTCATCTCTGCCCAAAAACCAGATCCTGGGCCCACCTACCAGCGATACAGAAGCTCCACGCGCCAAATCCCTCGAACCACGCAGAGAGCCCAGCTCCGCGCCGCCACCAGCTTTCGCGGCCTCCTCCTTTTTCCCGCGGCGCCACTACGAAAAAGCTATTCCCGCCGGCGCCTCACCGCGCGCGGAGCAAAACTCCTCCCATAAACCTCCTCTCGCCCGCCAACCCTCCTTCCGGTCTCCCCTCGTCCCCCCACCTCAACTCGCGCCTCCCTCCTCCCCCATTCCTCTCCCTCCGATGGCGATGCGGCCGCCATCCTCCGGCTCCTTCTTCGGCGGCCTGCGGGCCCGGGAGCTCAGCGGCGGCGGAGGCTCCTCCGCCCGCGCCTCCGCGGCGCGGCTGCACTACCTCTCCGACCTCGCCTCCGACCCCGGCGGCCGCGGCTGCGGCGTCATCTCCGTCGACCACGACGGCGACGCCGCCATCCCTTTCGCCGTCTCCTTCTGCAAGGTGAGCCCGCCGCCCCCCGGATCCCAAACCCCCCCATTCCTCATCTTTCCCCCGCAAAGCTGGATTTGGGGCGACCGATCGCGCGTTAATCTTTGATCTTTTCCCCAGGCGGCGCTAGTCTCCCGCCTCCTGGCCGTCGCCGACGAGGACGGGTACGTTAGCCTCTACGACACCCGCCGGCGCCTCCCCTCCAGATCCTCGTCCCTAGACAAGTCAGGTTAGCTTCGAATTGGATTCCCCCTCTCCCTGATCTAGCACACCCGCTTCTGATTCCGAATTTGGGCTCAAATTTGATGGCCGCCACTTGTCCCAATCTGAATCTTGCTATTTTCTGTCTGCAGCTGAAACGAGGCTGTCCGATTGGGTCGCCCACAACAATGCAATCTTCGATGTGTGCTGGATCAAGGTAACCACATCTACTTGCAATGTGCTAGCTATAGCTGTTTCCTCTGTTTCTCGGTAGTGTATCTGTATCTGGCCAAGTCACAACAGTGTTTCTCTGTCATTTCTGTAGGAAGGATCGCAATTGCTGACTGCATCGGGCGACCAAACTGTGAGTAATGCAATATGACCAATCAATTTGTGTAGTTCATCGTAATACCAACTAATCTTTGCATAATCTCACTTGGATTGCTCGACTGTATCAGGTAAAGATATGGAGCTTAGAAAATAAGAAATGCCTTGGCGTGCTGTCAGGGCACACCGGCAGTGTGAAGTCACTGTCATGTCATTCTTCCAATCCCGGTTAGTACCATACCCTGAATACGTTCAGCCTAGCTTCATCGATCATGTCTGCAGCAGCTTGTTCGGAACCTGGACTCATGTAGTTTATTTTCTGTGCAGAGCTTATTGTTTCTGGTTCAAGGGATGGCTCGTTTGCTCTCTGGGATCTAAGATGTGACCCCAAAGCTCCTAATAGTCATGGTGAAGCATGCCTCAGGTATGTTATCTTATGACTACTGCAATCTAAATGCTCACTCTTTCAGGTAGCCAGCAAATGCCTCTAGCAATGTAAAATCTTTCACTGACTTCAGCATGTCTCACATGTTAGGTCTTCCGCTGTTGTCAAAGAAGCGCATAGTCCTGTGCGGAAGAGTCGGACGAGGTCTCGAGCAAAGGTATTTCATCTACCAAGAAATGTTTTTCTTTCTAGGGATGAATGTACACTCACTTGACTAATCTTGCTCATCTTTAGGGAGCTTCAACCAGCATCACATCAGTTCTTTATCTGAAAGATGATATCTCCATTGCCACTTCTGGTGCTGCAGACAAGTAAGGCATTTTCCCATCCTTTTTTATCCTGCATTTACTACCTAGGTTCAAATGGTTTATTGGCCTAATTATGTATGCAAATGGTACATTACAATTCTGAGTTTTCAGCTTTCAAGTTTAAACACAATGCACCCAATTTTGTAGTTCAGTTTTATTTAATTTTCTAAAAATTATGTGTCTAATACTTACAATAAATGTTTGCCAGCGTTGTAAAACTTTGGGATACACGGAACCTTAAAGCGCCCGTTTCCAACAAAACATCTCAATCAACAGCACAACCTTCGGTAAGCAGCTAGCAATCACAACAAAATGTGTGTGTACTTCAGTTTCAAGGCTCACTGATCCTTTGTTTCAGAAGGAGGGGGTGACACATGGAATCTCTTGCTTGTCTCAAGACTCATATGGTGCGTACATAGCTGCGTCATGCATGGATAACAGGTAATGATAATATTTGATCGCTCTACCAGACTATGAACAAATGAATAAATGATGTCCTTGGCGAAGACTGTCTCTGACTTCCTAAGCTTTCCACTTTCAGGATCTATCTGTATAGTGCTCTCCATATGGACAAGGGTCCAATAAAGTGTTACACCGGCAGCAAAATTGAGTCTTTCTTTGTCAAGGTGAGCGATCAACTGGTTAAACCTTTTTTTCTTCCAGCTGCAAATTTCTGGTTTCTTTCATGTATTCTTTATTTAACACCTTTGGTGCTTGAATGCAGTCTGCCATTAGTCCAGATGGGACTCATATTCTAGGTGGTTCGAGTGATGGTAACATATACTTGTGGCAGGTATTTGTTGCATTCCTGTTACcttttttcttttatattttgttCACTGCATTCGTGCTAATACATATTTACTCACATAGGTGGATCAACCTGAACTTGGCCCTATAGTTCTAAAAGGCCATGAGGGTGAAGCTACTTCAGTTGACTGGTATGATCTATGAACAAGGATTATTTTTTTATAACTTCCATCAATCTGATACTCATGTTGCAATGCGAATTCCACCATTTCAGGTGTGCTTTAGAGGTTGGAAAGATAGTATCATCATCTGATGACACCACGGTGAGTCTCAGTAAAATTTCTAATGAAGTTTCATCTTACTGTTGCCTTTtcaaacactacaagaaaagagtTCATTAGAAATTTTAAACTGTTGCTGACATGTTCTACGCAACAGGTTCGGGTATGGAATACCAAGAAAATAGACTGCACCAACATAAGCTCCCCGACAGTTATCCGTAAGAGGGTAACCGCCCCAAAAATTGAGTGCCCAAGATCGGCTAGCCATGAGCAAGCTACTACTTCAAGAGATGTAGCAGCCTGCAACAGTGCAGGCGGTGAATTTCCAACCAGTTCACATTCCCCCCTCCGCCCTAGGGTGTTGGAGTTTGGCACACCTGAGTCTGCAAAAAAGAGAGCCTATTCTTTGTTCCAGGAGGAGGCCTTGGAGACTAGGAATAGCCCAGGTGGTCAAACAGACAGTCCCTCTTCAGTCCTAAATCCACCCCCTTCGCTCAAGAGGAAAACAATTCGGGACTATTTTGCCAGTAGCACATCTTGAATTTGACACTCTGGCAAATAGAACGTATTATTGATTCTTAGCTGCTCCAAGGAGCTTTCTTAACTTATGGTGAGAACATTGTTTTTCTCCAAGACTTTACTCTGCTCATACTTGACAGATGTGCAATGATAACTCATAGCTCTATCTTTTCTTCTATGCAGGCCGAGTGTTGAGCCTTGTTAAGACCTGCAACTTTTGCAAAATCCCTCTGTGGAGCTGATGTGGTTATATACTCATGTTTGATCTGATGAAGTGTTGCTGTACATGATATTATTGTTGAAACCATATGCTTTCCTCTTTCTATTGTTTCCTCATTAGTCTGAAAAAGATCAAAACCATAGGTTTTGATTTTTGAGGAAACCTTGTCAGTCATTAGTCTAACAAAATTAAACCTTGTTAGTAGATTTTTCTAGTGTATTATTAGTAAATAATGATTTATCTGTCAAAAGATGATGATGTTGACAGTTGTCACTTGTATCATGAGAGTTCCGGCTTTGCTGCTTTCGTGATCTGCCATGTTGGACAATTGCATACTCCTGTAATCCTGTTTGTCCTTTGAGCTGCCAAAGATTGGTCAGCTTATCAAATGGTCCAAGGACCATGGTCAATAATGGAGAGTATTTAGCATAATCAAATTAATAGATTTGTTTCCTTGTTGGCTGAATTTATTGTACTCCCTTTGATTCATACTACTTGAAGTTATAGATACAactattttagcatcaagtaatatggatcggagggagtacataattCTATCTTTCTTTGCTTCTGGAGCTTCCAAAAAGAAAAATTATGTCTTTGAAACTGTATGGACCATTAGGCGTGTCCTTGACCACAACAGCCCTTTTACTCAAATACGTCTTTTTGTATTGGAGGGGCAACCTGAGATATAACAGCTTAATGCTATACTGAGATACTACTGAGTTATGTACTTGAGTTGACATTTTTCTTAGTGGTAATGCTGAATGACTTGGTCTATCGTACTTGAGTTGTGCAATT
It includes:
- the LOC127293311 gene encoding uncharacterized protein isoform X1, with the translated sequence MAMRPPSSGSFFGGLRARELSGGGGSSARASAARLHYLSDLASDPGGRGCGVISVDHDGDAAIPFAVSFCKAALVSRLLAVADEDGYVSLYDTRRRLPSRSSSLDKSAETRLSDWVAHNNAIFDVCWIKEGSQLLTASGDQTVKIWSLENKKCLGVLSGHTGSVKSLSCHSSNPELIVSGSRDGSFALWDLRCDPKAPNSHGEACLRSSAVVKEAHSPVRKSRTRSRAKGASTSITSVLYLKDDISIATSGAADNVVKLWDTRNLKAPVSNKTSQSTAQPSKEGVTHGISCLSQDSYGAYIAASCMDNRIYLYSALHMDKGPIKCYTGSKIESFFVKSAISPDGTHILGGSSDGNIYLWQVDQPELGPIVLKGHEGEATSVDWCALEVGKIVSSSDDTTVRVWNTKKIDCTNISSPTVIRKRVTAPKIECPRSASHEQATTSRDVAACNSAGGEFPTSSHSPLRPRVLEFGTPESAKKRAYSLFQEEALETRNSPGGQTDSPSSVLNPPPSLKRKTIRDYFASSTS
- the LOC127293311 gene encoding uncharacterized protein isoform X2; the protein is MAMRPPSSGSFFGGLRARELSGGGGSSARASAARLHYLSDLASDPGGRGCGVISVDHDGDAAIPFAVSFCKAALVSRLLAVADEDGYVSLYDTRRRLPSRSSSLDKSAETRLSDWVAHNNAIFDVCWIKEGSQLLTASGDQTVKIWSLENKKCLGVLSGHTGSVKSLSCHSSNPELIVSGSRDGSFALWDLRCDPKAPNSHGEACLRSSAVVKEAHSPVRKSRTRSRAKGASTSITSVLYLKDDISIATSGAADNVVKLWDTRNLKAPVSNKTSQSTAQPSEGVTHGISCLSQDSYGAYIAASCMDNRIYLYSALHMDKGPIKCYTGSKIESFFVKSAISPDGTHILGGSSDGNIYLWQVDQPELGPIVLKGHEGEATSVDWCALEVGKIVSSSDDTTVRVWNTKKIDCTNISSPTVIRKRVTAPKIECPRSASHEQATTSRDVAACNSAGGEFPTSSHSPLRPRVLEFGTPESAKKRAYSLFQEEALETRNSPGGQTDSPSSVLNPPPSLKRKTIRDYFASSTS